In Caldilineales bacterium, the following proteins share a genomic window:
- a CDS encoding NADH-quinone oxidoreductase subunit A has translation MTSDYLPLLVLFVIAGAFAAIAIILPSVLGPRNPNKMKQEPIESGMIPFAGAWRRFPVQYYMVAMLFIIFDVEVIFFYPWAVILNKLKLFGLIEMAIFLGILLIGYFYVWKKGAFEWD, from the coding sequence ATGACCTCTGACTACCTGCCCCTCCTCGTCCTTTTCGTGATTGCCGGCGCTTTCGCCGCCATCGCCATCATCCTGCCGTCGGTGCTCGGCCCGCGCAACCCCAACAAGATGAAGCAGGAGCCGATCGAGTCGGGCATGATCCCCTTCGCCGGGGCCTGGCGGCGCTTTCCGGTGCAGTATTACATGGTGGCCATGCTCTTCATCATCTTCGATGTCGAGGTCATCTTTTTCTATCCGTGGGCCGTGATCCTCAACAAGCTCAAGCTCTTCGGCCTGATCGAAATGGCCATCTTCCTGGGGATTCTGTTGATTGGTTACTTCTATGTCTGGAAAAAAGGAGCTTTTGAGTGGGATTGA